One Nicotiana tomentosiformis chromosome 1, ASM39032v3, whole genome shotgun sequence genomic window, AAACAAAGAAGCACGTTAAGAAGCAAGCAAGAAAGTTCAATTTTTTGCGACCTCATTTGCATGGTAAAAATACGTAAAACTAGATCCGTTTCAGAACAGGGGTTCAATGTAATTACCTTCAGGTTTTCTCTCTGAGTCACCAGAAGAAGGAATAAAACTGCAAATTTACAAGGCTCAAGTCACGGACTTacatttttttgttaaaaagaTGTACACTATATTACTTTGGCATTAATTGGGAAAATCTTAATGATCAGGTCATGgacttataatttatttatttttaaaagactTAGGATGGGGAgggaaaaaggaaaaggaaattcTAACATTAACGATTGAGTCAGTGAGGTAGATTTGCCCATTTAAGCTCATTAACTGCCAAGCTAAGGTTTCATATATTGCATTCACTATAAATCAAGAGGCTTTGCTGCATGCAACAGAAGCACGtatacagagagagagagagagagagagagagagagagagagagagagagagagagagagagagagagagagagagagagagatggcaAAGAAGGTAGGGGATGATGGTATAGCATTAGATTTTCAAGTAGGAGATGAGGCTGTTGAGATAATCAACGTCAAGCGCTCATTTCTCTTTGATCTTCTGCCATGTCCATTGCTAGTGTTTTCGCCCACTACACAAGGATCCTATCCCGTTTTACTCTTTTTCCATGGTTTCATGCTCCAGCCCAACTCCTACAAATCCCTccttctacacatttcttcccaTCAATATATCATCGTCGCTCCTCAGGTACCTATATATATTGAGCTCTGCTGTTGGACTTCTCATGGTTTCTTTTTTGCTTTTCAAACAAAAAGATTACATTTAAGTACTGTGCCACTATTCATCATATTGATTTCATCAGTATATAGCGAAGTAAAACTGATTGATCTCACTTTGGTTCATAGATATGATCAAACTGCATCCATTCCTTAACCCAATTTAATAAATCAATATGAAGTTCAAATACTTAATGACTTTCTCATGTGGAACACATCTTGGAAAATATttgttataccaaacacaccaaaATTTTCATTATGTCCCAACGTTTGGATTATCATTATCTAAGAATATATTGTCACTGGTCTTTGAGATTGAAGTCCCAATCCATTAGCTTATTTGTTTCGACTTAATTTTGTTTAAATATTGTTGCAGTTTTCTCCTATGGCAAGCCAAAGCCGGGAAGTGAAAAACGCAAGAAAAATAGTAGAGTGGTTATCAACCAACAACCTAGACTCCGTCCTGCCGGAGAAAGTCTTTCCGGACCTCCAGAAAGTCGCCGTCTCTGGCCACAGCAGTGGTGGCAAAACAGCATTCGCCCTAGCATTAGGCTACGGCGGCAGCTCCACATCAAACGCAACCCAATTAGAACCCGGTCTCAAAATCTCAGCACTCCTCGGAATCGATCCAGTAGCAGGATCTTCTACGTCCTGTTTATGCTCTCCCAATATTCTCCAATTTATTCCTTACAGTTTCGATCAATCAATTCCCGTGGCTGTAATTGGTGGCGGCTTGTCAAACCAACGAGCATTGGGTATGTGTCCACCTGGCGCACCAAATGGGGTAAATCATGCTGAGTTTTTCAACGAGAGTAAGCCTCCTTGTTATTATTTCTTGGCTAAGGATTATGGCCATCTTGATATGTTGGATGATGGAACGGCATCTTTGAGTCGTTGGATGATGAAAAGTGGAAAGGGATCAACGGATACTATGAGAAGGACTGTTGGAGGGCTTTTTGTGGCATTTCTCAAGGCTTATTTGGAAGGTCAAGCTGatgatttaattaatattgttgaaTCGCCTAATATCCGTGCTCCTATTACACTTGATCCTGTTATATCTATCGAGGAGTAATTTTGAGAAGATAAACATCTTTTGAGATGTACTACTATATGAAAATAAATCTATCTACTAAGTGTGTGGACGTCTGCATTCCTACAATTGTATTTTGAAATTTGGTCACATTCGACGACGATATATATGTTCGAGGAATAAGTTTGTTTGTTTCGAAAATGCGTAATAAAGAAGTTTGTTTGgttttttcttattctctttcgTATAGTAATCGTTCGCTAGCtcctttttattttcttggaatCAATTTCTTGAATAAAAAAAAGTTTTAGGTTATATATTTCATTTGTAGAGGGAATTTTTTAAATCATCAAGGCACTCAAAAAATATCTACAACTACAAACTACAGGTAAATCTACATGATATATGAAATTTCAATCTTGAAAATAAGACATGTTACATGTTgcataaatataaatatgaattGAATTTAATGGTGAAATAAGATAACATGCTTCCGAAGAAATGGAGGGGAAGGGGAGAGCACGGCTTTTCCTTGAGAGTTGCACGATTATGAGTGGTTAATTATTTGAAACGCAATTGCCTGAAATTTCAGTGAGTTGTCTGTTTTTAATTTCTTGCTCTTAACTAGGGAAGGGTTTAATGACCAGCTTATGTTTTATACATTAACTATGTAAATTTTGTTTCCCATCAAGTTATCAATAGTAGGTAACATTCTATATCAAATTTCATATGATAACTTGAAATTGACTAATTAATAACCTAATTACAGTAAATCGTAAAATCGTCAATGTGTATTCGGGTAAAACCGGACTCATAGTACACCACGGTCTCCGACAAAATAAGCCAAGCTCGAGACATGATGACAGGGGATCAAAATCGAGGCAAAAGTCTCAACGAGTTAGAATCCGGGGGCATGACGCCCTCTCACGAGAATATCGGGGTTATGGTtcggaatcggtcctagccttAAACGACTTCGAAGaatattttcgggcaatcaagAACGACCAATGGAAGGTCGTTATATCCTTGACTGACCGGATATCACGGcagggatctcggcacgtatcgatgacGAACCGGCAATAAGTTAATCAGAGGATTTTtcaccttttatagagttgtacctagagtaggattTTTCTAATATATAAAGGAGGTCTGATAATTCATGAGAtccattgtaacacgcattcaaaagcaatataatattattttctctgttattagctttttctcttgttcatcagtgTTGGCCATAGCGAGCCCGAATCAAGGGTGAATATTCctcctcgtgtggtttgaatccaTTTTACCTTTGTTTGTTCAATTTGGcttaatttatcactttgtatcaaattaatccgtgtatccttaaaaccacttacaaatttaattattatctaattttgagggtaaacagtttggcgcctaccgtgaggctaaggataatagcggcaatttgatacaaattcccATAACACATCCTATTTTACAATTGTTCTTTGGAGTATCTTTGATTCCAGGTTAAAgtttaaaatgtcgaactcccagtCTACCCCTCTAAATGTGGATGTGGAATCCgtccaccatggcgagaacaacaatgtagcacccggtaacgaggtgcccccGTCGATCTCGGCGGAGTTCCAGCTGCGGACCCGATCGACGCTAgctcgcatgtggccatcaagGCAAATTTAcctaccgatcctgagaacaACGTCCGTAGGAAAGTCCGATTGATTGCCCAAAATACGCACAGGGGTGAAGGTGATGGGATCAATTtatgggtgatcttcgaaatattaCAAGCTCAACATGCAatgatagcccagttgcagaaccaaagccatGCGCCGATCAGAATTGAGCCTGAGCTATCCCGAGAAGTCACCCGCAGAAGTGAACCAGTCACGGAGAGgccgaatgaaaatgaatcggggaacaaccccgagatcataaagatgctcgaggagctgacaaaattGGTAGAATCGAGAGAGAAGAAAaccgaagccaatgacaaaaaggtggaaacctacaattccagggtcgaccaaatcccaagaGCTCCGCCAATATTAAAAGGCTTGGATTCCAAtaagtttgttcaaaaaccttttcccccgAGCGCAACTCCGAAGTCGGTccctaagaagttccgcatgcccgagattcctaagtacaatggaacaaccgacccaaatgagcatgtgacctcctacacgtgcgccatcaaagcgaacgacttggaggatgatgagatcgagtatgTCCTGCTGAAAAAGTTCGGGAAAACTCTATCAAATGGagttatgatatggtatcacaaacCTACCtcttaattctattgactcgtttgctatgcttgcagattcctttaTAAAAGAACACGcgggggctatcaaggtcgagaccaggaagtcagatcttttcaaagtgaaacagagagataatgagatgctcagagaattTGTGTCCCGgcttcaaatggaacggatggacttgcCTCTGGTCGCGAGCGATTGGGCCATTCAGGCCTTTACCAAggactcaatgttcgaagctcattggctttactgcagttgaaacaaaatttggtagAATATCCGGCTATTACTTGGGTcgacgtgcataaccggtatcaatcaaaaatcaaggtcgaatatgatcagcttggggccccttccgggtccgtttatcctatcAAAGCCGTCGACGGAATCAAGAGAGACGTTCATCGTGAACCAAGATCCAACAGAGATCGGTATCAGCCatacaatggagaccgaagaagtAATGGGTCTAGGCAAAACCATGTGAGAAGTAAAAGGAGGAGTGATCGAAATCAAAACaatcggggactcatgagcaaaaacagtttcgagaggcccatcgggcctaaggaagctcaaaggttatcggagtacaactttaacATCGTCGTCGCCGCCATTGTATTTTTACCATCAAATGCATCAAaaacactaaatggcctcgacctctacagtccgaTCTAGACCAAAGGGAccctaacctaatgtgcaaatatcatggcactcacggccacagaatagaggattgccgacaattaagagaggaagtagctcggCTATTCAACAATGGtcatctccgagagttcctgagcgatcgtgctaagaatcatttcaggaatagagaTTCTAATAAATACATCAAGtaggaggaacctcagcacgtcattaacatgatcatcggggGTTGACATTCCCCAGAGGTCGATGCTGAagtgcaccaaagtatccatcacaagggaaaaacgaaCTGGGGATTACGTGCCAgagggaaccttgtctttcaatgatgagGATGTTGAAGGGATCGTGTAACCCCACAACGATGCATTGgcaatatctgtactcataaataaatctcaagttaagcgtgtgttaattgatctaggtagctcggccaacatcatcagatcgagggtcgtggaacagctcggTCTACGAGATCAAATTGTGCCTGCAATCcgagttctaaatggattcaacatggcatgtgagaccactaaagagGAGATAACATTATCGGTGAACGCCACCGAGGTCATTCAagaagccaagttctatgtaatcgaaggagatatgaggtGCAATTctctgttcgggaggccatggatccacaacatgagggtagtACCCTTGACTCTGCACCAAGTGTTGACATTCCCAATGCCAGGAGGGATTAAAACAatctacggagaacaaccagccgcaaaggaaatatTCGCGATCGAAGAGGTGATCCTGATATCCGTACTTACAACGACAAAAGGTCTGGGTTCGGTCGCCAAGGAAGAAGCCTCAACCCAATCGGAGAAGCAAGGGACCGATGGAGATGATGACTACGGGGTTCCCAGGCCTTTTATAACCCTTGATGACTTCAACGCCACTAAATCGACGGTCGAAGAACTGGTGCAGGTCATATTGATCGAGTATTTGCTTCGATCAAAAGGTATATTTGGGAacggggttaagtcccgagctcaggaaaaaacttgttaaattccttatagctaacttGGATTGTTTCGCTTCCCAACCCAACCGGAGAAGCAGGGGACCGATGGAGATGATGACTACGGGGTTCCCAGGCCTTTTATAACCCTTGATGACTTCGACACCACTAAATCGACGGTCAAAGAACTGGTGCAGGTCATATTGATCGAGTATTTGCTTCGATCAAAAGGTATAtttgggcacggggttaagtcccgagctcaggaaaaaacttgttAACTTCCTTATAGCTAACTTGGATTGTTtctcttggtcccatcttgatatgacagggatcctcCCGGAAATAACCACTGACAAGCTGAGTCAAGACCCCAAGTTTCATCCAGTCAAACAGAAAAGGAgtcctcagtccgaagtcaagcatgcattcatcaaagatgaggtatctaaactccttaaaatagggtccattcgggaggttaagtactcagattggttagcaaacgtagtggtattccctaaaaagggaataaattaagaatatgtGTAGACTATAAGTATTTGAATAAGCCATGttccaaggactctttccctttgcccaacatcgatcgcataatcgatgtgACGACCAGatacgagatcctcagttttctcgaaaCCTATTCCGTGtataaccaaattcggatggacccgggcaATCAGGAAAAAATGCCCTTCATCACTAAGTGTGGTACCTACTACTATAACGTAATTccatttggactaaaaaatgtcGGTGCCACTAACCAATGCCTTGTAAATCGGATGTTTGAAGAACAGAaaagaaaatcaatggaggtttatattgacgatatgttggttaagtccttgcgagcagaggaccatttgaagtaTTTATAGGAAACCTTCGACacattgaagaaatacaatatgaatttgAACCCataaaaatgtgcattcggagtcagATCCGAaaaatttctcggattcatggtgtccaactggGGATCGAAATCAATCCTGATAAAATCAAGGACATAAAGGACATTACCGTAGCGGACAACGTCAAGGTCGTACAAAGGTTAACCAGACGCATAGCCGCTTTGGGTCAATTTATCTCGtggtcctccgacaagagccatcggttcttctcattgttgaagaagaagaataacttttcatggactccggagtgccaacaagccttggaggaactcaaatggtacctctcgagcccacaattgcttcacactccaaaggtaGACGAACAGTTGTACCTATACTTAGCAGTATCCGAGGtgacggtaagtggagtcctgatcGGAGAAGAAGAAGGTAcccaatttcctatctattatgttagtataactctaggcgaggccgaaactaggtatcctcacctagaaaaattggctctcgctttgctaagcgcctctaggaagttaaaacTATACTATCAATGCCACCCAATATGTgttgtaactacttacccattgaggaacataatgcataaacccgagctcttgggactactggccaaatgggccattgaaatcagcgggtacgatatcgaatatcgaccctggaccaccatcaaatctcaaattttggcaaacttcatggccgactttacGTCGACCCTAATACCCAAGGTCGAAAGACAGTAGTTGTTGAAATCGGGGACTCCTtcaggaatctggaccctctttacagacggtgcctcgaatgcaaaggggttcagacttggcatcgtattgaagccaccgacaggtaatgtagttagacaatctgtAAGGACTGTAAAATTTactaacaacgaggtcgagtatgaggccatgattgtaggtctcgaactgGCTAAATGCTCGGGGCataggtgatcgaagctaagtatGACTCCCTCCttatggtgaaccaagttaatgagACGTTCGAAGTCAGAGAGGAGCGAATGCAAATATACCTGGATAAAATACAGGTAATGCTACaccggttcaaggagtggactctgtaacatgtacctcgggatcaaaacagtgaggccgatgctcttgctaATGTAGGATCGTCGGTCAACGATGATGATTTTAACCCGGggacggtcgtacaactcatgagatcaaaagtggaagaaggtcacgccgagataaactcaacaagcctaaccTAGGActagagaaacaaatatatagagtatctGGAGACCGaaaaactgccctcggatcctaaagaatcgagggctcTGCGTACAAAGGCGGCCCAGTTTAGCTTGTCCGAAGACGGTACCTTATTTaggagaacattcgatggcccactcgtaATATGTCTAGGACCGGGAGATACTGAGTATGTCGTgagggaagtccacgaagggacctacggaaatcattcgggcgtcaaattattagttcaaaaaataatcagagttggttactattggatcgacatggaagAGGACAcgaaggagttcgtacaaaaATGCGACAGATGTCACAGgcacgctccgatgattcatcagcctgGGGAGATGCTGCATTTGGTCTTGTCAccctggtcgttcatgaaatgggggatggacatcgtcggccccttgtcatgggcacccggtaaggctcaatttatattatttttgattgactatttttctaaatgggtggaagtccaagcatttgagaaagtcagggagaagaAAGTTATCTAtttcatatgggaccacataatatgacGGTTCGGAATGCCGACCGAGATAGTGTGCGACAACGGGAAGCAGTTCATTGGCAACAAAGTGAGCAAGTGTTTCGAGGACCATAtgatcaaaagaatcctatcgacaccctatcaccctagtgggaatgggcaagcggagtccacgaacaaaaccatactccaaaacctcaaaaatatgttGACAGACgcaaaaggaaaatggaaagaaatctttcCCGAAGTCCTATGGTCATATTGTATGACCTCAAAATTCAgcaccggggccaccccattcttGTTGGTCTACAGTGTCTAAGCTCTAATATTGGTCGAAGCGGGAGAACCGAGTCTTAGGTTCTGATATGCCACCAAAGAGTCAAACAACTaggccatgagtacgagcctggaaCATTTAGACGAAATGCGCGAGGTCGCCCTCATCCGGTTAGCCGCCCAAAAAAaatggatcgaaaggtattacaattagagagccaaccttcgacacttcaatgtcaGGGACTcggtgttaaggaaggtcactaAGTACCCGAAACCCAAACGAAGGGAAGCTGTGGCCAAACTGGGAAGGTctgtatcaaattatcgagatcaccaaaAAAGGATCTTACAAACCTGGAGCAATGAACGGTgagcgactaccgaacaactggaacgtaactcacttgaaacgatactactgctaaggtacgaccccatttatttttttctttacatATTGGACTAACACTTACTATAAGGGCAAAATGGTCAAATGAACACATTTGAAACTTTGTATATTGCgcacaaaaatgaaagaaagtttctaccttacAGAAAAATACTTTGTCtctaaaaataattattacatTTTGTTCCCTTAAGACattgagcccaagggccacctctatCTAGGTCCAAGGGATCACTCTCACTCAGGGATTGTCGTCTAAAGACGGACTAGCACGGCCTGG contains:
- the LOC104085961 gene encoding chlorophyllase-2-like isoform X1, with amino-acid sequence MQQKHREREREMAKKVGDDGIALDFQVGDEAVEIINVKRSFLFDLLPCPLLVFSPTTQGSYPVLLFFHGFMLQPNSYKSLLLHISSHQYIIVAPQFSPMASQSREVKNARKIVEWLSTNNLDSVLPEKVFPDLQKVAVSGHSSGGKTAFALALGYGGSSTSNATQLEPGLKISALLGIDPVAGSSTSCLCSPNILQFIPYSFDQSIPVAVIGGGLSNQRALGMCPPGAPNGVNHAEFFNESKPPCYYFLAKDYGHLDMLDDGTASLSRWMMKSGKGSTDTMRRTVGGLFVAFLKAYLEGQADDLINIVESPNIRAPITLDPVISIEE
- the LOC104085961 gene encoding chlorophyllase-2-like isoform X2 → MAKKVGDDGIALDFQVGDEAVEIINVKRSFLFDLLPCPLLVFSPTTQGSYPVLLFFHGFMLQPNSYKSLLLHISSHQYIIVAPQFSPMASQSREVKNARKIVEWLSTNNLDSVLPEKVFPDLQKVAVSGHSSGGKTAFALALGYGGSSTSNATQLEPGLKISALLGIDPVAGSSTSCLCSPNILQFIPYSFDQSIPVAVIGGGLSNQRALGMCPPGAPNGVNHAEFFNESKPPCYYFLAKDYGHLDMLDDGTASLSRWMMKSGKGSTDTMRRTVGGLFVAFLKAYLEGQADDLINIVESPNIRAPITLDPVISIEE